Proteins encoded by one window of Aspergillus puulaauensis MK2 DNA, chromosome 4, nearly complete sequence:
- a CDS encoding uncharacterized protein (COG:E;~EggNog:ENOG410Q22P;~InterPro:IPR004841;~PFAM:PF13520,PF00324;~SMCOG1038:phenylalanine-specific permease;~TransMembrane:12 (i42-60o66-87i123-145o151-172i184-205o233-252i273-291o316-339i366-382o394-412i443-462o474-494i);~antiSMASH:Cluster_4.10;~go_component: GO:0016020 - membrane [Evidence IEA];~go_process: GO:0055085 - transmembrane transport [Evidence IEA]), translated as MADEKDITTVASNNQGSDVEPGQVDSLGHEDYGWNRGLSPRAVIMLSLGGGIGLGLWIGTGSALSSAGPAGCAIGYALVALAIYIEFLSIGEMTCYKPINGGYIRQCMEYVDKGAAFAMGMNLWFSWTITVSAEIIASISVLQYWEGPRNFPTAAYITIFAVVTAIPNLFAVRKYGNVEIVMSGLKVFSILSSMCFLFIMASGGLPSSNGPLVFHYWKTPGAFNNGMKGICQALLQAAFSCPSAGWVAITAGEMKDPRRTVKRSVNPLFWRMFLFYIINIWIVGMCIPYNHPDLNASGTLSSPFILAIRDGGSPTFAHIINGLVFVTVLSCGITSYYVASRCLSHMSELHIIHPYFGAKDSAGRPWLALALSGLLGGGLTYLNLNSTSAQVYTWFSNLVGISSFCNWFLIYVSHIRFRQGLKAQGIDNKALPFRDRWAPYSQYLGMVLITLFLAAQLYFAIFPFTGKPSAENFFATYITVPLFVLDYILYKYWFKTKLIGPTEMDFSAAEYFDRIDEAEKEQERLNPSPQKSILDRIWAFRTAII; from the exons ATGGCAGACGAGAAGGACATCACAACTGTGGCTTCCAATAACCAGGGCTCCGATGTGGAGCCCGGCCAGGTGGATTCGCTCGGCCATGAAGACTACGGCTGGAATCGAGGCCTCTCGCCTCGCGCAGTCATCATGCTGTCCCTTGGTGGCGGTATTGGACTTGGACTCTGGATAGGGACTGGGAGTGCGTTATCGAGTG CGGGACCCGCTGGTTGTGCGATTGGATATGCCTTGGTCGC TCTCGCTATCTATATTGAGTTCCTCTCAATCGGAGAGATGACCTGCTACAAGCCCATAAACGGGGGCTATATCCGCCAGTGCATGGAGTACGTCGACAAAGGAGCTGCCTTTGCCATGGGCATGAATCTCTGGTTCTCATGGACCATTACAGTGTCAGCAGAGATCATTGCATCTATCAGCGTGCTGCAGTACTGGGAGGGACCTAGGAACTTTCCCACCGCTGCGTATATTACCATCTTTGCCGTTGTTACTGCAATACCCAACCTCTTTGCAGTTAGAAAGTACGGCAATGTCGAGATTGTGATGAGTGGCTTGAAGGTATTCTCTATTCTATCTTCTATGTGCTTCCTGTTCATCATGGCATCTGGTGGTTTGCCTTCGTCGAATGGACCCCTGGTCTTTCACTACTGGAAGACCCCGGGAGCATTCAACAACGGAATGAAGGGGATTTGTCAAGCGCTTCTACAGGCTGCCTTCAGTTGTCCATCTG CTGGCTGGGTGGCCATAACAGCCGGCGAGATGAAGGACCCTCGAAGAACCGTGAAGCGATCAGTCAACCCACTCTTCTGGCGCATGTTTCTGTTCTACATTATCAACATTTGGATAGTTGGCATGTGCATTCCGTACAACCATCCTGACCTCAATGCATCCGGGACACTGTCGAGCCCATTTATCCTTGCTATCCGTGACGGTGGTTCGCCCACCTTTGCGCATATCATCAACgggctcgtcttcgtcacAGTGCTCTCCTGTGGAATTACCTCGTATTATGTCGCTAGTCGCTGTCTATCACATATGTCCGAGCTGCATATCATCCATCCGTACTTTGGAGCCAAAGACTCGGCTGGCCGTCCATGGCTGGCTCTCGCTCTGAGCGGTCTCCTCGGTGGAGGACTCACATATCTGAATTTGAACAGCACGTCGGCCCAGGTGTACACTTGGTTTTCCAACTTG GTTGGCATCTCTTCCTTCTGTAACTGGTTTCTCATATACGTCTCCCATATCCGATTCCGACAGGGTCTGAAAGCGCAGGGAATCGACAATAAGGCCCTTCCATTTCGTGATCGCTGGGCGCCATACTCACAATATCTTGGGATGGTTCTGATCACACTGTTCCTGGCAGCACAGCTGTACTTTGCCATCTTTCCATTCACCGGCAAGCCGAGTGCTGAGAACTTCTTTGCTACCTATATCACTGTGCCGCTATTTGTGCTAGATTATATCTTGTACAAG TACTGGTTCAAGACAAAGCTCATCGGTCCGACGGAAATGGATTTCAGTGCAGCGGAATATTTCGACAGGATCGAcgaggcagagaaggaacAGGAGAGACTCAATCCAAGCCCCCAGAAATCAATTCTAGATCGGATTTGGGCATTCAGAACTGCAATAATCTAG
- a CDS encoding sulfotransferase family protein (COG:S;~EggNog:ENOG410PN0M;~InterPro:IPR040632,IPR027417;~PFAM:PF17784;~TransMembrane:1 (i262-280o);~antiSMASH:Cluster_4.10), translated as MYALQRLLYGFPEPAPHKRTKPVEVLCLGLPRTGTESLSVALRQLGLQTYHGWDLVFEPDGSKLQLCNELVRRKYNGARDGDVHISRTEFDVLVGDSQAVVDSLCAFFAPELLAAYPDAKVVLNVRPDTNAWYRSINNTIVDEVDRSWVIWGMQWFSAEFHWLYSLYLRNGYPGIFHSDTTKEGIQRNAKWVYRDHCNMVRGMVPRENLLEWSVGDGWEPLCKFLDRPVPDEPFPRTNNPGDYADHANELLRKRSFQCLRNLTLTVVTLGGITTAVVMWWQGQIQITRLSDLRRFAQTT; from the exons ATGTACGCCCTCCAACGATTACTGTACGGATTCCCCGAGCCGGCTCCGCACAAACGCACCAAGCCCGTCGAGGTGCTTTGCTTAGGCTTACCACGGACCGGAACGGAGTCCTTAAGCGTAGCCTTGCGACAACTGGGCCTGCAAACATATCATGGCTGGGACTTGGTCTTCGAGCCAGATGGCAGCAAGCTGCAACTGTGCAATGAGCTAGTGCGGCGGAAATACAACGGTGCCCGCGATGGCGATGTGCACATTTCTCGCACGGAGTTCGACGTTCTCGTCGGTGATAGCCAGGCAGTGGTTGACTCGTTGTGTGCGTTCTTTGCCCCCGAGCTGCTCGCTGCTTACCCAGACGCCAAAGTGGTTCTCAACGTGCGACCCGATACAAACGCCTGGTACCGCAGCATAAACAACACCATTGTCGATGAAGTGGATCGCTCGTGGGTTATATGGGGGATGCAGTGGTTCTCCGCAGAGTTCCATTGGCTGTACAGTCTTTACTTGAGAAATGGATATCCAGGCATCTTTCACAGCGACACCACCAAAGAGGGTATCCAGCGAAACGCAAAGTGGGTCTATCGCGACCACTGCAACATGGTTCGCGGTATGGTGCCCAGGGAGAATTTGCTTGAGTGGTCTGTCGGCGATGGCTGGGAGCCGCTTTGCAAG TTCCTCGACAGGCCTGTTCCCGACGAGCCCTTCCCGAGGACTAACAATCCGGGCGATTACGCTGATCATGCAAACGAACTTCTCAGAAAGCGCTCCTTTCAATGTCTGCGCAACCTGACTCTCACCGTCGTGACTCTAGGCGGGATTACCACTGCTGTTGTGATGTGGTGGCAGGGACAGATACAGATTACGAGGCTGAGCGATCTCAGGCGATTCGCTCAAACGACATAG
- a CDS encoding glycoside hydrolase family 43 protein (CAZy:GH43;~COG:G;~EggNog:ENOG410PHGC;~InterPro:IPR023296,IPR006710,IPR041542,IPR013320;~PFAM:PF17851,PF04616;~SECRETED:SignalP(1-18);~antiSMASH:Cluster_4.10;~go_function: GO:0004553 - hydrolase activity, hydrolyzing O-glycosyl compounds [Evidence IEA];~go_process: GO:0005975 - carbohydrate metabolic process [Evidence IEA]): protein MLPFISALLLPIAVKAAAFKSPENSTFTNPILPGFHPDPSCIFVPEWDDTFFCATSSFQAFPGIPIHASKDLQNWKLVGNVLNRPGQLPDLANVDSATGGLWAPTLRYENGIFWVVTTLVFDDFAANDSSRWDNIIFKGEHPYDETSWSDAVHFDFNGYDTSPFWDSDGQVYMVGSHAYKVYPAIQMAKINLETGKTGDWETLWTGTGGMAPEAPHIYRKDDMYYLLIAEAGGTGEDHMVTMARSSESIWGPYDASPGNPFLTAANTTRLFQTVGHADLFQDAADNWWAVALSTREDPSLASHPMGRESVLTPVTWNQGEWPIFDIVEGFMEGWPRPDPADIKGDGAWISEGDDVDFGPGSSLPPHFTYWRYPHPEAFAVSPPESPFTLQVKPSLENLTGYDGESAPKQGHSFVGRRQEHTLFTYSVDLDYSPSTIGEEAGVTVFLQQDRHIDMGLALLTPNELYLRVRGVSESDLPSHRTILPEAWAGETLHLEIKAFNWTHYSFSAGPANAMSQLQTLAYYPNSDVSSGFTGTFLGVYATRNGGNGFSPAYFSNWSYVPQGQFLD from the exons ATGTTGCCGTTCATCTCAGCCCTACTTCTGCCCATAGCAGTGAAGGCTGCTGCCTTTAAATCCCCAGAGAACTCCACATTTACAAATCCCATATTGCCAGGCTTTCATCCAGACCCCAGCTGCATCTTTGTCCCGGAATGGGACGATACCTTCTTCTGTGCGACATCCAGCTTCCAAGCCTTTCCTGGCATTCCAATCCACGCAAGCAAGGACCTGCAGAATTGGAAGCTCGTTGGAAATGTGCTTAATCGACCGGGTCAGCTTCCAGATCTCGCAAATGTCGATAGTGCAACGGG AGGACTCTGGGCACCGACCTTGCGATACGAGAATGGAATATTCTGGGTAGTTACCACGTTGGTGTTTGATGATTTCGCTGCAAACGACTCCTCAAGATGGGACAAT ATCATATTCAAGGGGGAGCATCCTTACGATGAGACATCATGGTCGGATGCAGTGCATTTCGATTTCAATGGGTACGACACGTCGCCATTCTGGGACAGCGATGGACAAGTTTATATGGTTGGGTCCCATGCCTACAAAGTATA CCCAGCCATCCAGATGGCCAAGATAAACCTTGAGACAGGAAAAACTGGCGATTGGGAGACACTCTGGACTGGAACCGGGGGAATG GCGCCCGAAGCCCCCCATATCTATCGCAAGGACGATATGTACTATCTCTTGATTGCAGAGG CAGGCGGAACCGGTGAGGACCACATGGTAACAATGGCCCGATCGTCAGAGAGTATATGGGGCCCTTATGATGCCAGCCCGGGCAACCCTTTCCTGACAGCAGCAAACACGACAAGGCTTT TCCAGACCGTTGGTCATGCAGACCTGTTTCAGGATGCAGCAGATAACTG GTGGGCGGTCGCCTTATCAACAAGAGAAGACCCTTCGCTCGCCTCTCATCCCATGGGACGCGAGTCAGTTCTTACTCCGGTAACATGGAATCAGGGGGAATGGCCGATATTCGACATAGTGGAAGGGTTTATGGAGGGATGGCCGAGACCGGATCCGGCTGATATCAAGGGAGACGG CGCCTGGATCTCCGAAGGGGATGACGTGGACTTCGGGCCGGGCTCATCATTGCCACCACATTTCACCTACTGGAGATATCCCCATCCCGAAGCCTTCGCGGTATCTCCTCCGGAAAGCCCATTCACACTGCAGGTGAAGCCCTCGTTAGAAAACCTAACCGGATATGATGGAGAGTCTGCCCCCAAGCAAGGGCATTCCTTCGTGGGCAGGAGGCAAGAGCACACTTTGTTCACCTATAGCGTTGATTTGGATTACTCCCCGAGTACTATtggcgaagaagccggcGTGACAGTTTTCCTGCAACAAGACCGTCACATCGACATGGGATTGGCTTTACTGACGCCCAATGAGTTATACCTGCGCGTTCGAGGCGTGTCAGAATCCGACCTTCCTAGCCATCGGACAATCCTACCGGAGGCGTGGGCTGGCGAGACTCTACATCTGGAGATCAAGGCATTCAACTGGACTCATTATTCATTCTCTGCCGGACCAGCAAACGCAATGTCCCAACTGCAGACTCTTGCATATTATCCAAACTCCGATGTCAGCTCCGGGTTTACCG GTACATTTCTAGGCGTTTATGCTACAAgaaatggaggaaatggcttCAGTCCAGCCTACTTTTCGAACTGGTCCTACGTTCCGCAGGGGCAGTTCCTGGATTAA